The following are from one region of the Corynebacterium hindlerae genome:
- the rplF gene encoding 50S ribosomal protein L6, whose protein sequence is MSRIGKNPIAIPAGVETKIDGQHVEVKGPKGTLSVDVPAPIAVKVEDGQIVVTRPDDNRKSRALHGLSRSLVNNLVEGVTKGYTIKMEIFGVGYRVQLKGKDLEFSLGYSHPVLIEAPEGIKFAVDGTTKLSIEGIDKQKVGQIAAIIRRLRKDDPYKGKGIRYEGEQVRRKVGKTGK, encoded by the coding sequence ATGTCGCGTATTGGTAAGAATCCTATCGCCATCCCAGCTGGCGTTGAGACCAAGATTGACGGCCAGCACGTAGAGGTTAAAGGCCCAAAGGGCACCCTCTCTGTTGACGTCCCAGCTCCTATCGCTGTGAAGGTTGAGGACGGCCAGATCGTCGTTACCCGCCCAGACGATAACCGCAAGAGCCGCGCTCTGCACGGCCTGTCTCGTTCCCTGGTGAACAACCTCGTTGAGGGCGTCACCAAGGGTTACACCATCAAGATGGAAATCTTTGGTGTCGGCTACCGTGTTCAGCTGAAGGGTAAGGACCTCGAGTTCTCCTTGGGCTACTCTCACCCAGTTCTGATCGAAGCTCCAGAAGGCATCAAGTTTGCTGTTGATGGCACCACGAAGCTTTCGATCGAAGGTATTGACAAGCAGAAGGTCGGACAGATCGCTGCCATCATCCGTCGTTTGCGCAAGGATGACCCATACAAGGGTAAGGGCATCCGCTACGAGGGTGAGCAGGTCCGCCGCAAGGTCGGAAAGACGGGTAAGTAA
- the rpsH gene encoding 30S ribosomal protein S8: MTMTDPIADMLSRVRNANHAYHDSVSMPSSKLKANIAEILKQEGYIADYTVSEEKVGKTLKLDLKYGPARERSISGVRRVSKPGLRVYAKANNLPEVLGGLGVAIISTSQGLLTDRQATEKGVGGEVLAYVW, encoded by the coding sequence ATGACCATGACTGACCCTATTGCAGACATGCTGTCTCGCGTGCGCAACGCTAACCATGCGTACCACGACTCCGTGTCTATGCCTTCTTCTAAGCTGAAGGCCAACATTGCCGAAATCCTCAAGCAGGAAGGCTACATTGCCGACTACACCGTCTCCGAGGAGAAGGTGGGCAAGACCCTCAAGCTGGACCTGAAGTACGGCCCTGCTCGTGAGCGTTCCATCTCTGGCGTTCGTCGCGTGTCCAAGCCTGGCCTGCGCGTTTACGCCAAGGCTAACAACCTGCCAGAGGTTCTGGGCGGCCTCGGCGTGGCTATCATCTCCACGTCTCAGGGCCTCCTGACCGACCGTCAGGCTACCGAGAAGGGTGTAGGCGGAGAAGTTCTCGCCTACGTCTGGTAA
- a CDS encoding sugar ABC transporter permease: MSKNSSGNMVRARKVTDVIVHLFLAVLAIIWVIPIVWVFAESFNKNTAPYASTFFPEEYTFDNYVALFTDKTVLNFPRMFINTFIIACFTCVISVVFVLFVSYSLSRLRFRFRKVYMNIALILGMFPGIMAVVAIYFILKAMGLTQGWTTNIALIIVYSAGSGMGFYVMKGFMDTIPISLDEAAILDGCTRWQVFTKIILPISKPMIVYQSIVSFLTPWLDFVLAKAIARTQEHYTVSLGLWKMLQKEYIYDWFARFAAGAVCVSIPIAILFILMQRYYQESMSGAVKG; the protein is encoded by the coding sequence ATGAGTAAAAATTCTTCAGGAAACATGGTGAGAGCTCGGAAAGTCACCGATGTGATTGTTCACCTCTTCCTTGCAGTGCTGGCGATCATCTGGGTTATTCCGATCGTGTGGGTATTCGCCGAAAGCTTCAACAAGAATACGGCGCCGTACGCCAGCACATTCTTCCCGGAAGAGTACACATTCGATAACTACGTGGCGCTGTTTACTGACAAAACGGTGCTGAACTTCCCCCGCATGTTCATTAATACGTTTATTATTGCGTGCTTCACATGCGTGATCAGCGTGGTTTTCGTGCTGTTCGTTTCTTACTCGCTCAGTAGACTGCGGTTCCGGTTCCGTAAGGTGTACATGAACATCGCCCTGATCTTGGGTATGTTCCCTGGCATCATGGCCGTTGTCGCCATTTACTTCATTTTGAAAGCGATGGGCCTTACCCAGGGGTGGACTACTAATATCGCGCTGATTATCGTGTACTCGGCCGGCTCAGGTATGGGCTTTTATGTGATGAAGGGATTCATGGATACCATTCCAATTTCCCTTGATGAGGCCGCGATTTTGGATGGCTGCACCCGCTGGCAGGTGTTCACCAAGATTATTCTGCCGATTTCGAAGCCGATGATTGTGTATCAATCTATTGTGTCCTTCTTGACTCCATGGCTGGACTTCGTGCTGGCGAAGGCTATTGCGAGGACGCAGGAGCATTACACGGTGTCTTTGGGCCTGTGGAAAATGCTTCAGAAGGAGTACATCTATGATTGGTTTGCTCGCTTTGCAGCGGGCGCGGTGTGCGTTTCGATTCCGATTGCAATTCTGTTTATCCTGATGCAGCGGTACTACCAGGAGTCGATGTCTGGAGCCGTGAAGGGGTAG
- a CDS encoding carbohydrate ABC transporter permease: MSVASQLQVPQAGAAPKKRRVPSQLDQYTVTRSWREGDLITKLSVVVFGLGNVLRKQYVKGIALFAIEVVALYLFFAKGVSALKELPGLGTGEATRTKVDGFWVYQNSEPSVVLLLDGIVTIAMILAFVWFATVALRSAFKAQTFVEKNGRARTLREDLAALKDEDAPILFMSLPTLGIVIFTVLPLAFMISMAFTSYDSKHVQKFDWVGFENFKAVFSNTGGDVNLSLFLSVLSWTLVWAFFATFLNYFLGMFLAMLIERKTTRGKAFWRAIFSMSVAVPMFVTLLVMHSMLQPQGIINRLLIDAGLIDSSLPFFTDATWARVTVIIINLWIGIPYTVMQVTGILQNIPGELYEAARIDGASWWQTYRNITLPYMFFVMTPYLITTFTANVNNFNVIYLLSGGDPTPVGASAGKTDLLITWLYKLTVDKGDYNVGAVIGILTFLVLSIVALITYRRSGSYRNEEGFQ; this comes from the coding sequence ATGTCTGTGGCGAGTCAACTGCAAGTTCCTCAAGCTGGGGCTGCTCCGAAGAAGCGGCGAGTGCCCAGTCAGCTTGATCAATACACAGTGACCCGATCATGGCGAGAAGGCGACCTCATCACCAAGTTGTCGGTGGTGGTTTTTGGCCTGGGCAATGTACTCCGCAAGCAATACGTGAAGGGCATCGCGCTCTTTGCTATTGAAGTTGTGGCGTTGTATCTGTTCTTTGCCAAGGGAGTTAGTGCACTGAAAGAGCTTCCTGGTCTTGGAACTGGTGAAGCAACACGAACCAAAGTCGACGGCTTTTGGGTTTACCAAAATAGCGAACCATCGGTGGTGCTGTTGCTCGATGGCATCGTGACCATCGCTATGATTTTGGCGTTTGTGTGGTTTGCTACGGTGGCCCTCCGTAGTGCGTTTAAAGCTCAAACGTTTGTGGAAAAGAATGGGCGTGCCCGCACGCTGCGGGAGGATCTGGCGGCGCTCAAAGACGAGGACGCTCCTATCCTATTCATGTCGTTGCCAACTCTAGGCATTGTGATTTTCACGGTGCTGCCCCTCGCGTTCATGATTAGCATGGCGTTTACCAGCTATGACTCTAAGCACGTGCAGAAGTTTGACTGGGTTGGTTTTGAGAATTTCAAAGCGGTCTTTTCCAACACTGGTGGCGACGTCAACCTGTCATTGTTCCTATCGGTGTTGTCGTGGACGCTGGTGTGGGCGTTCTTCGCCACGTTCCTTAACTATTTCCTTGGCATGTTCTTGGCCATGCTTATTGAGCGCAAAACTACACGCGGAAAAGCATTCTGGCGCGCGATTTTCTCCATGTCGGTGGCCGTGCCGATGTTCGTGACGCTGTTGGTCATGCACAGCATGCTACAGCCGCAGGGCATCATTAACCGCCTGCTTATCGACGCCGGTTTGATCGATTCCAGTTTGCCATTCTTTACCGACGCAACATGGGCCCGTGTCACCGTTATTATTATCAACCTGTGGATCGGTATTCCGTACACGGTGATGCAGGTGACCGGTATCTTGCAGAATATTCCGGGTGAACTGTACGAGGCTGCTCGTATCGACGGCGCGAGCTGGTGGCAAACATATCGCAATATCACGTTGCCTTACATGTTCTTTGTGATGACGCCGTACCTCATCACTACGTTCACTGCCAACGTCAATAACTTCAACGTGATTTATCTTCTTTCGGGTGGCGACCCGACCCCAGTCGGCGCTTCTGCTGGTAAGACAGATCTTTTGATTACGTGGCTGTACAAGCTCACGGTGGATAAGGGTGATTACAACGTCGGTGCCGTGATCGGTATTTTGACCTTCTTGGTCCTTTCCATTGTGGCTTTGATTACTTACCGTAGGAGTGGCTCTTACCGGAATGAGGAAGGATTCCAGTGA
- a CDS encoding extracellular solute-binding protein, which produces MFKSKKLISVLAATTLALAGCSGGSDSGDSAGSASGDVQLTVWSSQEDQSGNDGWLQHVEAEFEKANPDLKITWKNNVVSPADAGVTVNQDPSAAADVYIYANDQLGSLLDAGAVGELSDDGMAQLEKQAEGTIADSIKGQDGKSYGVPLEPNTWFMYYNKSKLSVDDVKSLDTMLEKAKVSFPLSNSWYLPAFYAGAGATFFGASGNDAAAGIDMGNSAADVTKYLSNMVKNPNFVNDVDGSGIGGMKNGSVDVVFSGSWDAKNAREALGDDFGVAALPTYKLNGKDIQLKAFSGSKATGYNPQSKNAKVASQFAAFLANTESQKSHYELTGVIPSDLNLKDDASVSKDEVAVALFDTVSKAAILQPTIKEMSQFWNPTENFAKALTNGEVTEANAAEKTEAWAGALK; this is translated from the coding sequence ATGTTCAAAAGCAAGAAACTAATCAGCGTACTTGCCGCAACGACCTTGGCATTGGCTGGCTGCTCTGGCGGTTCTGACTCTGGTGACTCCGCAGGATCCGCTTCCGGTGACGTTCAGCTCACCGTTTGGTCCTCCCAGGAAGATCAGAGCGGCAATGACGGCTGGCTGCAGCATGTTGAAGCAGAGTTTGAAAAGGCAAACCCGGATCTCAAGATCACGTGGAAAAACAACGTAGTGTCACCAGCAGACGCAGGTGTCACCGTCAACCAGGACCCAAGTGCTGCGGCTGACGTGTACATTTACGCCAACGACCAGCTCGGCTCCCTGCTTGACGCTGGCGCAGTAGGCGAGCTCTCCGATGACGGCATGGCCCAACTGGAGAAGCAGGCTGAAGGCACCATCGCAGACTCGATCAAGGGGCAGGACGGCAAGTCCTACGGTGTCCCGCTTGAGCCAAACACCTGGTTCATGTACTACAACAAGTCGAAGCTCAGCGTTGACGACGTCAAGTCTCTCGACACCATGCTGGAAAAGGCGAAGGTCTCCTTCCCACTGTCCAACTCCTGGTACCTCCCGGCCTTCTACGCGGGCGCAGGCGCAACCTTCTTTGGCGCCTCCGGTAACGACGCTGCTGCCGGCATTGATATGGGCAACAGCGCTGCGGATGTAACTAAGTACCTGTCCAACATGGTGAAGAACCCTAACTTTGTCAACGACGTTGATGGTTCTGGTATCGGCGGTATGAAGAACGGCTCCGTGGACGTTGTGTTCTCCGGTTCTTGGGATGCCAAGAACGCTCGCGAAGCCCTGGGCGATGACTTCGGTGTCGCAGCTCTTCCTACCTACAAGCTGAACGGTAAGGATATTCAGCTGAAGGCATTCTCCGGTTCCAAGGCAACGGGCTACAACCCACAGTCCAAGAACGCTAAGGTCGCTTCTCAGTTCGCTGCTTTCCTGGCAAACACCGAATCCCAGAAGTCTCACTACGAGCTCACTGGTGTGATTCCTTCTGACCTGAACCTCAAGGATGACGCCTCGGTTTCTAAGGATGAAGTAGCAGTTGCTCTGTTCGACACCGTCTCCAAGGCTGCCATCCTGCAGCCAACCATCAAGGAGATGTCTCAGTTCTGGAACCCAACCGAGAACTTTGCGAAGGCACTGACTAACGGTGAAGTCACTGAGGCTAATGCCGCAGAGAAGACTGAGGCCTGGGCTGGCGCACTGAAGTAG
- a CDS encoding alpha-amylase family glycosyl hydrolase, translated as MTQSNQWVESAVFYQIYPASFADSNSDGIGDLRGIVTHLDYLSSLGITGIWLNPCFASPFKDGGYDVADYYSVAPRYGTNDDLIALFSAAHERGIKVILDLVPSHTSEQHPWFTLSSEATPNAYSDRYIWTSHAFDHGDGMPFIGGETPRDATYILNFFKSQPALNYGFAEITRPWQQPIDAPGPLANRRAMADVLKYWLARGADGFRVDMADSLVKNDGTDKTTTITVWQNILAEVKAEFPDAFFVSEWGKPWQAVEAGFDADFYLDWRGNGYNHLVRNTDTALDRVNDLSFFNSDSESTAQEFLDCYLPQLAQIQGRGFFSLISGNHDCPRLAPRLNEAERKLFFTFLLTMPGVPFIYYGDEIGMTYRQLPTHEGGYARTGSRTPMQWDSDKLNFGFSDVATDLLYLPVGDDPAVSVTSQEGANGTMLETVRSLIGLRQQHPALGASANVEFCSEDGHDEPHPKLLSFLRSTADETLLVVINLHHHVVKHPIVSGAERPIFSTGELPEIGEFSVAVPALTAVILSSSQGKDRS; from the coding sequence ATGACACAGTCGAACCAATGGGTAGAAAGCGCAGTGTTCTACCAGATTTACCCTGCTAGCTTTGCTGATTCGAACTCAGACGGCATCGGGGATCTACGCGGCATCGTAACGCACCTGGACTACCTTTCCAGTTTGGGTATCACCGGAATTTGGCTCAACCCATGTTTTGCCTCCCCATTCAAAGATGGCGGCTACGACGTGGCCGATTACTACTCGGTGGCACCGCGTTACGGCACCAACGACGATCTCATCGCCCTGTTTTCCGCTGCACACGAACGCGGAATCAAGGTGATCCTCGATCTTGTTCCCAGCCATACCAGCGAGCAGCACCCTTGGTTTACGCTTAGTTCCGAGGCGACACCCAACGCATATTCGGACCGCTACATCTGGACCTCGCATGCGTTCGATCACGGCGACGGCATGCCGTTCATCGGCGGGGAAACGCCCCGCGATGCCACCTACATCCTGAACTTCTTCAAGTCCCAGCCGGCCCTAAACTATGGCTTCGCCGAGATCACACGGCCCTGGCAGCAGCCTATCGACGCCCCGGGCCCCCTAGCGAACCGGCGAGCGATGGCTGATGTGCTCAAGTACTGGCTCGCACGCGGAGCCGACGGGTTCCGCGTGGACATGGCAGATTCACTGGTGAAAAACGACGGCACCGACAAAACCACAACCATCACCGTGTGGCAAAACATCCTCGCCGAAGTAAAAGCAGAATTTCCCGATGCCTTCTTCGTTTCAGAATGGGGCAAACCATGGCAAGCGGTCGAGGCTGGTTTTGACGCAGATTTTTACCTCGACTGGCGTGGGAATGGGTACAACCACCTCGTGCGTAACACGGACACTGCGCTCGATAGAGTCAATGACCTTAGCTTTTTCAACTCTGACTCTGAATCCACCGCGCAAGAATTCTTGGACTGCTACCTGCCGCAGCTTGCCCAGATCCAAGGTCGTGGCTTTTTCAGCCTGATTTCTGGTAACCATGATTGCCCCCGCCTGGCACCTCGCCTCAATGAAGCGGAACGAAAGCTGTTCTTCACGTTCCTGCTCACGATGCCCGGCGTCCCTTTCATCTACTACGGCGACGAAATCGGGATGACCTACCGGCAGTTGCCCACCCACGAAGGCGGTTATGCACGCACCGGTTCCCGAACCCCCATGCAGTGGGATAGCGACAAACTAAACTTTGGTTTTTCTGACGTGGCAACAGATTTGCTTTATCTGCCGGTAGGGGATGATCCTGCTGTCAGTGTTACCAGCCAAGAAGGCGCCAATGGCACGATGTTGGAAACCGTGCGCAGCTTGATTGGGCTCCGGCAGCAGCATCCTGCATTGGGAGCATCCGCGAACGTCGAGTTCTGCAGCGAGGACGGCCACGATGAGCCCCATCCGAAGCTGCTCAGCTTCCTACGAAGCACAGCAGATGAAACGCTTCTGGTGGTGATAAATCTGCACCACCACGTAGTCAAGCACCCTATTGTCTCCGGTGCCGAGCGCCCTATCTTCAGCACAGGTGAGCTTCCAGAGATCGGCGAGTTCTCAGTAGCCGTCCCTGCACTCACCGCCGTCATTTTGTCCTCTTCCCAGGGAAAGGATCGTTCCTAA
- a CDS encoding glycoside hydrolase family 13 protein has product MRKHSPDQWWQHAVIYQIYPKSFAGTSQPHGDIAGIKSHLRHVADLGADAVWISPFYVSPQRDGGYDVADYRDIDPMYGTRADVENLIDYAHSIGLRIIFDLVPNHTSDQHPWFQSALAAGPGSPERDRYWFRPGQGDNGELPPNDWESVFGGPAWTQVKARPDAPGSAWESDTSWYLHMFDTSQPDLFWDNPEVRTEFESILRFWLDRGVDGFRVDVAHGLCKSLDLPNWQFHFEMVEGTTDDDVPPPPMWNQPEVHEIYRSWRTVLDEYGEDKLLVAEVWADTPEKLAEYVRPDEMNQAFNFDFLASLWNRSDLQNVIDYSLRTLEHTGAPATWVMSNHDVVRATSRLGLDIPGARPNGIGATDPQPNATLGRLRARAAHTLINALPGSTYIYQGEELGLPEHTSLPDVARQDPTFPRTAGKELGRDGCRIPLPWTATLPNFGFTTAESTWLPQPTDWEAFCVDVQTKDPASELSFFKKLFSLRKEFELGRGSLQKFDAGSGSLAFINSARDHGRPDVLIVVTFNEPCAVPEGWGLLLSSQDCGDSDTVPADTAALFVRR; this is encoded by the coding sequence ATGCGTAAGCACTCACCCGACCAATGGTGGCAGCATGCCGTTATTTACCAGATCTACCCCAAGTCTTTCGCTGGAACGTCCCAGCCGCACGGTGACATCGCAGGCATTAAATCGCACCTCCGCCATGTCGCTGATCTGGGCGCCGACGCGGTATGGATCTCCCCGTTCTATGTCTCCCCGCAACGTGATGGTGGCTACGACGTAGCGGACTACCGCGATATCGACCCCATGTATGGGACCCGCGCAGACGTGGAAAACCTCATCGATTACGCTCACAGCATCGGACTGCGCATCATTTTCGATTTGGTGCCCAACCACACCTCTGACCAGCACCCCTGGTTCCAGTCGGCGCTCGCCGCAGGACCAGGTTCCCCAGAGCGTGACCGATACTGGTTCCGGCCTGGCCAAGGCGACAACGGCGAGCTGCCTCCCAACGACTGGGAATCCGTTTTCGGCGGGCCGGCGTGGACCCAGGTGAAGGCGAGGCCCGATGCCCCAGGGTCTGCATGGGAATCGGATACCTCCTGGTACCTGCACATGTTCGACACCAGTCAACCAGATCTATTTTGGGATAACCCTGAGGTTCGAACAGAGTTTGAGAGCATCCTGCGGTTCTGGTTGGACAGAGGCGTGGACGGTTTTCGGGTGGACGTGGCTCACGGCCTGTGCAAGTCACTCGACCTTCCCAACTGGCAGTTCCACTTTGAGATGGTCGAGGGCACCACTGACGACGACGTCCCTCCCCCACCCATGTGGAACCAACCGGAAGTCCACGAGATTTACCGCAGCTGGCGCACCGTACTGGACGAGTACGGCGAGGACAAACTCCTCGTGGCTGAGGTCTGGGCGGACACTCCGGAAAAGCTGGCCGAATATGTTCGACCCGATGAAATGAACCAGGCCTTCAACTTTGATTTCCTCGCCAGCCTGTGGAACCGCTCAGATCTGCAGAACGTGATCGACTACTCCCTACGGACGCTGGAGCATACCGGCGCACCGGCCACGTGGGTGATGTCCAACCACGATGTAGTACGAGCCACCTCACGCCTAGGCTTGGATATTCCTGGTGCTCGGCCCAATGGCATTGGTGCCACCGACCCACAACCTAACGCTACGCTCGGGCGGCTACGTGCCCGAGCGGCACACACATTGATTAACGCCCTGCCGGGTTCCACCTACATCTACCAAGGCGAAGAACTCGGGCTCCCAGAACACACATCCTTGCCTGACGTCGCCCGTCAAGATCCCACGTTCCCCCGCACCGCAGGCAAAGAACTTGGCCGAGACGGCTGCAGAATTCCGTTGCCGTGGACAGCCACGCTTCCCAACTTTGGCTTCACCACCGCGGAATCCACATGGCTACCCCAGCCCACGGATTGGGAAGCCTTTTGCGTGGACGTGCAGACCAAAGATCCTGCTTCTGAGCTGAGCTTTTTCAAGAAGCTTTTCTCGCTGCGGAAGGAATTTGAGCTTGGCCGGGGCTCACTTCAGAAATTCGACGCCGGTAGTGGCTCATTGGCATTCATCAACTCCGCTCGTGACCACGGACGGCCTGATGTCCTGATCGTAGTGACATTCAATGAACCATGCGCCGTCCCAGAAGGCTGGGGGTTACTCCTCAGTAGCCAGGATTGCGGGGACAGTGACACCGTGCCCGCCGATACCGCGGCGTTGTTTGTGCGCCGCTAG
- a CDS encoding GntP family permease codes for MALDSLALAWFDYPPYLNESELFMVIPMIGIFLSLIVLIVLAYRGHSVVIAAPIAALLATALSGAPLLATYTQIFMPALGKFITNYFPLFLTGAIFGRLMTVSGLAHDLAHGISKAFGAKRAMASTVLATALLTYGGVSAWVVAFTIVPIATALFKEAGIPKRLMPAAIAFGTITFAIAALPGSPQVHNVIPTKYFGTTSYAAPAIGLIGTAMMLVMGMIWLEYRVRALHRAGELYEPAGGSDSGATALKELEDAEGGHSVIPAHRVEGNVAIRGILGFIPIAVVVAMNYLFIYVLSKQMDFSYLAEKKFGGVKLEAVLGTWSVTVAMATAIIVIFLMRPGLFGVFIEGLGDGAKSAILPVFTTASEVGYGAVIGSLAAFTLLRDGVFSIADNALIVGVISTGVIAGITGSSAGGLSMTLETFGADLAQMATEQGISLEAMHRIMAMASVSFDSLPHNGAVLTMLLVCGMTHKQSYKDVAMVTVVIPIIAVSVLLAGTAVF; via the coding sequence ATGGCACTCGACTCCCTTGCGTTGGCTTGGTTCGACTACCCACCTTATTTGAATGAATCGGAGCTTTTCATGGTTATTCCAATGATCGGCATCTTCCTGTCGCTGATCGTGCTGATCGTGCTCGCCTACCGAGGCCATTCGGTCGTCATCGCAGCACCCATCGCGGCACTTCTCGCCACCGCGCTCTCAGGAGCCCCACTGCTGGCCACCTACACCCAAATCTTCATGCCAGCATTGGGCAAGTTCATCACTAACTACTTCCCGCTCTTCCTCACCGGAGCGATTTTCGGCCGCTTGATGACGGTCTCTGGTCTGGCACACGACCTCGCACACGGCATATCCAAGGCCTTCGGAGCCAAACGCGCCATGGCCTCCACCGTGCTGGCCACCGCGCTACTCACCTACGGTGGCGTGAGCGCATGGGTAGTGGCGTTCACCATCGTCCCGATTGCCACCGCGCTGTTTAAAGAAGCTGGCATCCCGAAGCGACTCATGCCGGCAGCCATCGCATTTGGCACCATCACCTTCGCCATCGCCGCGCTGCCAGGAAGCCCGCAAGTACACAACGTGATCCCCACCAAGTACTTCGGCACCACCTCCTACGCCGCCCCTGCGATTGGCCTCATCGGCACAGCGATGATGCTGGTGATGGGCATGATCTGGCTAGAGTATCGCGTTCGAGCGCTGCATCGCGCCGGGGAACTGTATGAGCCGGCAGGCGGGTCCGATTCCGGGGCCACCGCCTTGAAGGAACTGGAAGACGCCGAAGGCGGCCACTCCGTCATTCCAGCGCATCGGGTCGAGGGCAATGTGGCGATCCGTGGCATCCTTGGTTTCATCCCCATCGCCGTGGTGGTGGCGATGAACTACCTGTTCATCTACGTGCTTTCCAAGCAGATGGACTTCAGTTACCTGGCGGAAAAGAAGTTCGGCGGGGTGAAACTAGAAGCGGTGCTGGGAACCTGGTCGGTCACCGTCGCCATGGCTACCGCAATCATCGTTATCTTCCTCATGCGCCCCGGTCTGTTCGGCGTCTTCATCGAAGGCCTCGGTGACGGTGCGAAATCTGCCATCCTCCCGGTATTCACCACCGCCAGCGAGGTCGGCTACGGTGCGGTGATTGGCTCGCTGGCGGCCTTCACGCTGCTTCGCGACGGCGTGTTCTCCATCGCTGATAACGCCCTGATCGTGGGCGTTATCTCTACGGGCGTCATCGCTGGGATCACCGGTTCGTCCGCCGGAGGCCTCTCCATGACCCTGGAAACCTTCGGCGCTGACCTGGCTCAGATGGCCACCGAGCAGGGAATCTCACTCGAAGCGATGCACCGAATCATGGCAATGGCGTCCGTGAGCTTCGACTCGCTGCCTCACAACGGCGCGGTGCTCACCATGCTGCTCGTGTGCGGCATGACCCACAAACAGTCCTACAAGGATGTGGCAATGGTGACCGTGGTGATCCCGATCATCGCAGTGTCGGTCCTGCTTGCGGGAACTGCTGTGTTTTAA
- a CDS encoding TetR/AcrR family transcriptional regulator, with the protein MKSNERRQAANPPSDTKTRILEVSRQMFSERTFAQVSLKEIAEAAGVSAPLIIKHFQSKETLFEKTVDFSTSAKAMFKGPFDQLGKTSIAETLTAPTTAHYSIIRTMTVTDGSERHLGAIGERIKRDILEVLEARIRAEAPYPEPDPRLRAQAAMALLTGLSLMRRVGDTDFEQFSPADITGYYAELVQDIINGHEPTQ; encoded by the coding sequence ATGAAATCCAATGAGCGCCGTCAGGCTGCGAACCCGCCTTCTGATACCAAGACCCGGATTTTGGAGGTCTCGCGTCAGATGTTCAGCGAGCGGACGTTCGCCCAAGTGTCCTTGAAGGAAATTGCGGAGGCTGCTGGGGTGAGCGCCCCGCTGATTATTAAGCATTTCCAGAGCAAGGAGACCTTGTTCGAGAAAACCGTGGATTTTTCGACGAGCGCGAAAGCCATGTTTAAGGGGCCTTTCGATCAGCTCGGGAAGACGTCCATCGCAGAAACATTGACCGCTCCCACCACCGCCCACTACTCCATCATTCGCACCATGACGGTGACGGATGGTTCGGAGAGGCACTTGGGCGCTATTGGGGAGCGGATCAAGCGAGACATCCTGGAAGTGTTGGAGGCGCGTATTCGGGCGGAAGCGCCATACCCGGAGCCGGATCCGCGGTTGCGGGCCCAGGCGGCTATGGCGCTTCTTACTGGATTGTCGTTGATGCGTCGCGTGGGAGATACCGACTTTGAGCAGTTCTCCCCCGCTGACATCACTGGCTATTACGCCGAGTTAGTCCAGGACATCATTAACGGTCACGAACCAACTCAATGA
- the mmsB gene encoding 3-hydroxyisobutyrate dehydrogenase, with amino-acid sequence MSTIAFIGLGNMGGPMAANLVKAGHTVRGFDVMEEAKTKARQNGVDVQESAAAAAEGAQVIYTMLPNGKLVDAVLTEILPSASAGALFIDSSTIAVADARAAAEKVQAAGHRFLDAPVSGGIVGAEAGTLAFMVGGDEEVFGEARPLFDVMGRSATLCGDIGAGQAVKICNNMILGVHQIAIAEAMVLGERLGLDPQAFFDVVSNSTGASWALTTNCPVPGPVPNSPANNDFKPGFANALMNKDLGLAKAALEETGTSAVLGQAAAAFYQETVDAGFGDKDCSYVIELVRDR; translated from the coding sequence ATGAGCACAATCGCATTCATCGGACTCGGAAACATGGGCGGCCCCATGGCTGCCAACCTGGTCAAGGCAGGACACACCGTCCGTGGCTTCGATGTCATGGAGGAAGCCAAGACCAAGGCGCGCCAGAACGGCGTCGACGTGCAGGAATCCGCCGCTGCAGCAGCAGAAGGCGCCCAGGTGATCTACACGATGCTGCCGAACGGCAAACTGGTAGACGCCGTGTTGACGGAGATCCTGCCGTCGGCAAGCGCGGGTGCGCTGTTCATTGACAGCTCCACCATCGCCGTGGCTGACGCACGGGCCGCAGCGGAGAAGGTGCAGGCTGCAGGCCACCGCTTCCTCGACGCACCGGTCTCCGGCGGCATCGTCGGCGCAGAGGCAGGCACCCTCGCCTTCATGGTCGGCGGCGACGAGGAGGTCTTTGGTGAGGCACGCCCGCTTTTCGACGTCATGGGCCGCAGCGCCACACTCTGTGGCGACATCGGTGCCGGTCAAGCCGTGAAAATCTGTAACAACATGATCCTTGGGGTGCACCAGATCGCTATCGCGGAAGCCATGGTCCTCGGCGAGCGCCTCGGCCTGGATCCACAAGCGTTCTTCGACGTGGTGTCCAACTCCACCGGCGCGAGCTGGGCGCTCACCACGAACTGCCCAGTCCCCGGCCCAGTGCCTAACTCCCCGGCGAACAACGACTTCAAGCCTGGCTTCGCCAACGCATTGATGAACAAGGACCTGGGGCTGGCGAAGGCCGCGCTGGAGGAAACGGGCACCTCAGCGGTGCTGGGACAAGCAGCAGCTGCGTTTTACCAGGAGACGGTCGACGCCGGATTCGGAGACAAGGACTGCTCCTACGTCATTGAGTTGGTTCGTGACCGTTAA